In Luteimonas sp. MC1750, the following proteins share a genomic window:
- a CDS encoding TerC family protein — MPTTTPLVWEATIALIIGLLAFDYFFHVRKAHAPTLREAAVWSALYVGIALLFGVAVWTWGGADMGAEYFSGYITEKALSIDNVFVFLVIMASFKVPREDQQKVLLFGITFALIARTVFILLGAALIERFSWVFYLFGLALLVTAGNLLAPDDHSEDKPNIVVRIVRRMFHSSPHYDGDRLFTTYQGKRALTPMLLVMLAIGGTDILFAFDSIPAIFGLTQNVFIVFTATAFSLLGLRQLYFLVGGLLERLVYLSLGLAAILGFIGVKLVLHALHENNLPFINDGEPVPVIEISTWSSLVVIVGILAVTVVASLSSPRGKARVAVSGLRNRIAGYLDLSPRATAIQRRDAFADLRAAWTRVEGLEPRFKAMVRHADVLQADLQRACAAHAEATGQPPSDCRLDLPVPTPDEAGDPA; from the coding sequence ATGCCGACCACCACCCCCCTTGTCTGGGAAGCCACGATCGCCCTGATCATCGGCCTGCTGGCGTTCGACTACTTCTTCCACGTGCGCAAGGCGCACGCGCCCACGCTGCGCGAGGCGGCGGTCTGGTCCGCCCTCTACGTCGGCATCGCCCTGCTGTTCGGCGTCGCGGTCTGGACCTGGGGTGGCGCCGACATGGGCGCCGAGTACTTCTCGGGCTACATCACCGAGAAGGCGCTGTCTATCGACAACGTCTTCGTCTTCCTGGTGATCATGGCCAGCTTCAAGGTGCCGCGCGAGGACCAGCAGAAGGTGCTGCTGTTCGGCATCACCTTCGCGCTCATCGCGCGCACGGTGTTCATCCTGCTGGGCGCGGCGCTGATCGAGCGCTTCTCCTGGGTGTTCTACCTCTTCGGCCTGGCGCTGCTGGTGACCGCGGGCAACCTGCTGGCGCCCGACGACCACAGCGAGGACAAGCCGAACATCGTGGTGCGGATCGTGCGCAGGATGTTCCACTCCAGCCCGCACTACGACGGCGACCGGCTGTTCACCACCTACCAGGGCAAGCGCGCGCTGACGCCGATGCTGCTGGTGATGCTGGCGATCGGCGGCACCGACATCCTGTTCGCCTTCGATTCGATCCCGGCGATCTTCGGGCTGACCCAGAACGTCTTCATCGTGTTCACCGCGACCGCGTTCTCGCTGCTCGGCCTGCGCCAGCTGTACTTCCTGGTCGGCGGCCTGCTCGAACGCCTGGTCTACCTGTCGCTGGGGCTGGCGGCGATCCTGGGCTTCATCGGCGTGAAGCTGGTGCTGCACGCGCTGCACGAGAACAACCTGCCCTTCATCAACGACGGCGAACCGGTGCCGGTGATCGAGATCAGCACCTGGAGTTCGCTGGTGGTGATCGTCGGCATCCTCGCCGTCACCGTCGTGGCATCGCTCTCGAGCCCGCGCGGCAAGGCCAGGGTCGCGGTGTCGGGCCTGCGCAACCGCATCGCCGGCTACCTCGACCTGTCGCCGCGCGCGACCGCGATCCAGCGCCGCGACGCCTTTGCCGACCTGCGCGCCGCGTGGACGCGCGTGGAGGGCCTGGAGCCGCGGTTCAAGGCCATGGTCAGACACGCCGACGTGCTGCAGGCCGACCTGCAGCGCGCCTGTGCGGCGCACGCCGAGGCGACCGGCCAGCCGCCGTCGGACTGCCGGCTGGACCTGCCCGTGCCGACGCCCGACGAGGCCGGCGACCCGGCCTGA
- a CDS encoding LytTR family DNA-binding domain-containing protein — protein MRVVIADDEPLARERLRSLLGVHPDIEVVAEAGDGRAALQACAEHEPDLVLLDIAMPGIDGLEAARHLAAFEPRPAVVFCTAYDAHALSAFDAAAVDYLVKPVRAERLQAALDRVRTFNAGLVRSRVEGGDGKRRTHLCARLRGSLRLIPIEDIHYLQADEKYVVVHHARGEDLIEESLKSLEEEFGDRFLRIHRNCLVARHELVELRRDPEGHVHAILRHGREPLEVSRRCVAPLREALRQF, from the coding sequence ATGAGGGTGGTCATCGCCGACGACGAGCCGCTGGCCCGCGAGCGCCTGCGCAGCCTGCTGGGCGTGCATCCGGACATCGAAGTGGTGGCCGAGGCCGGCGACGGCCGCGCCGCGCTGCAGGCCTGCGCCGAGCACGAGCCCGACCTGGTGCTGCTCGACATCGCCATGCCCGGGATCGACGGCCTCGAAGCCGCGCGCCACCTGGCCGCCTTCGAACCGCGGCCGGCGGTGGTGTTCTGCACCGCCTACGACGCCCACGCGCTGTCGGCCTTCGACGCCGCCGCCGTCGACTACCTGGTCAAGCCGGTGCGCGCCGAACGCCTGCAGGCCGCGCTCGACCGCGTGCGCACCTTCAATGCCGGCCTCGTGCGCAGCCGCGTCGAAGGCGGCGACGGCAAGCGCCGCACGCACCTGTGCGCACGGCTGCGCGGCAGCCTGCGCCTGATTCCGATCGAGGACATCCACTATCTCCAGGCCGACGAGAAGTACGTCGTCGTGCACCACGCCCGGGGGGAGGACCTGATCGAGGAATCGCTGAAGTCGTTGGAGGAGGAGTTCGGCGACCGCTTCCTGCGCATCCACCGCAACTGCCTGGTGGCGCGCCACGAGCTGGTCGAGCTGCGCCGCGACCCGGAAGGCCATGTCCACGCCATCCTGCGCCATGGACGCGAGCCGCTGGAGGTCAGCCGCCGCTGCGTGGCGCCGCTGCGCGAGGCGCTGCGGCAGTTTTGA
- the mdoH gene encoding glucans biosynthesis glucosyltransferase MdoH: MTGDPLAPRAAPLHALPPLPPECPLPMPVQALGRGRIANPPRPTTPPNMAWRRFGVIGGVVLLTLVATYQMWWLLRGDGIDVLEGLLLVLFVALFAWIVQAFVGAIAGFVLLLQRRPLRMGMHADGPLPALSTPTALLVPIYNEDPARLMAGIQAMHESLDATGQLERFDVFVLSDSRRPEIQAAEAEAFVALRGRLGANARVHYRLRQDNHERKAGNIADWVRRWGGAWPQFLILDADSVMSGETLVRLAAAMERHEDVALIQTLPVIVNGNTLFARMQQFAGRVYGPVIAYGVAWWHGAESNYWGHNAMVRTRAFAGCAGLPELRGVKPFAGTVLSHDFVEAALMRRGGWALHMIPGLGGSYEEGPPSLTDMLVRDRRWCQGNLQHGAVLPARGLHWVSRWHLMIGIGHYFTAPMWAMLMIVGVSIPLLHAGFSWGHFSLEGFTPTAWWREQDGDRFIAVFVVTMFMLLSPKLMGWLATVSDPAMRRGCGGALRVFVGMLLETLLAALMAPVTMWVQSRGVAEVLAGKDSGWEAQRRDDGVLPLRELVRLYGGLTLAGVVAAVAAWMVSPALLAWMSPVVLGLLLSIPIVALGASPAAGRWLRTRGIFLTPEECAPPPVLVRATELRSPGTNGN; encoded by the coding sequence GTGACCGGAGATCCCCTGGCACCGCGCGCGGCTCCGCTGCACGCCCTCCCACCGCTGCCGCCGGAGTGTCCGCTGCCGATGCCGGTGCAGGCGCTGGGTCGTGGCCGGATCGCCAATCCGCCGCGCCCGACCACGCCCCCGAACATGGCCTGGCGCCGGTTCGGCGTGATCGGCGGCGTGGTGCTGCTGACCCTCGTCGCGACCTACCAGATGTGGTGGCTGCTGCGCGGCGACGGCATCGACGTGCTGGAAGGGCTGCTGCTGGTGCTGTTCGTGGCGCTGTTCGCGTGGATCGTGCAGGCCTTCGTCGGCGCGATCGCGGGCTTCGTCCTGCTGCTGCAGCGCCGGCCGCTGCGCATGGGCATGCACGCCGATGGCCCGCTGCCTGCGCTGTCCACGCCGACCGCGCTGCTGGTGCCGATCTACAACGAAGATCCCGCGCGGCTGATGGCGGGCATCCAGGCGATGCACGAATCGCTGGACGCCACCGGCCAGCTGGAGCGCTTCGACGTCTTCGTCCTGAGCGACAGCCGCAGGCCGGAGATCCAGGCGGCGGAGGCCGAGGCCTTCGTCGCGCTGCGCGGGCGGCTGGGTGCGAACGCGCGCGTCCACTACCGGCTGCGCCAGGACAACCACGAGCGCAAGGCGGGCAACATCGCCGACTGGGTCCGGCGCTGGGGCGGGGCCTGGCCGCAGTTCCTGATCCTCGACGCCGACAGCGTGATGTCGGGCGAGACCCTGGTGCGCCTGGCCGCGGCGATGGAGCGCCACGAGGACGTCGCGCTGATCCAGACGCTGCCGGTGATCGTCAACGGCAATACGCTGTTCGCGCGCATGCAGCAGTTCGCCGGCCGCGTGTACGGGCCGGTCATCGCCTATGGGGTGGCCTGGTGGCACGGCGCGGAGAGCAACTACTGGGGCCACAACGCGATGGTCCGTACGCGCGCCTTCGCCGGGTGTGCCGGATTGCCGGAGCTGCGAGGGGTGAAGCCCTTCGCCGGCACCGTGCTGAGCCATGACTTCGTCGAGGCGGCGCTGATGCGCCGCGGTGGCTGGGCGCTGCACATGATCCCGGGGCTGGGCGGCAGCTACGAGGAAGGCCCGCCGTCGCTCACCGACATGCTGGTGCGCGACCGGCGCTGGTGCCAGGGCAACCTGCAGCACGGCGCCGTGCTGCCCGCGCGTGGCCTGCACTGGGTCAGCCGCTGGCACCTGATGATCGGCATCGGCCACTACTTCACCGCGCCGATGTGGGCGATGCTGATGATCGTCGGCGTCTCGATCCCGCTGCTGCATGCAGGATTCAGCTGGGGACACTTTTCGCTCGAGGGCTTCACCCCGACCGCCTGGTGGCGCGAGCAGGACGGCGACCGGTTCATCGCCGTCTTCGTGGTGACGATGTTCATGCTGCTGTCGCCGAAGCTGATGGGATGGCTGGCGACGGTCAGTGATCCGGCGATGCGCCGCGGCTGTGGCGGGGCGCTGCGCGTCTTCGTCGGCATGCTGCTGGAGACCCTGCTGGCCGCGCTGATGGCGCCGGTGACGATGTGGGTGCAGTCGCGCGGCGTGGCCGAAGTCCTGGCGGGCAAGGATTCCGGATGGGAAGCGCAGCGGCGCGACGATGGCGTCCTGCCATTGCGCGAACTGGTGCGGCTGTACGGCGGGCTGACGCTCGCCGGCGTCGTGGCCGCGGTCGCCGCGTGGATGGTCTCGCCCGCGCTGCTGGCGTGGATGTCGCCGGTGGTCCTGGGCCTGCTGCTGTCGATCCCGATCGTCGCGCTGGGGGCATCGCCGGCGGCGGGGCGGTGGTTGCGGACGCGGGGCATCTTCCTGACCCCCGAGGAGTGCGCGCCGCCGCCGGTCCTGGTGCGCGCGACCGAGCTGCGCTCGCCGGGCACGAACGGGAACTGA
- a CDS encoding sensor histidine kinase — translation MGERAADEPWLPDLCRLPRLAAMLGIAQLVVVVVVLVPDAGAHWDLERALSTSGFALWMALSVSVLLCISRRGLSRLPQRTGALLAVGLAAAVAAIVAGIVHALFASVGGADQWPSAMRFVTGSAGVVTLITALALRYFYVIDRWQAQLAAHARAEADALQARIRPHFLFNSMNMIASLLRRDPEVAERAVLDLSDLFRAALGAGEDDSSLAEEVRLSEHYLGIEQLRLGERLRVEWQRVEPLPWDLPMPRLVLQPLLENAVLHGISRLPEGGAVQITLQVEDDRLRIKVRNPSLAPDAPDAPGVHGAGHAQRSIAHRLGYAFGPRARMACGWDGGYYACELELPLGSGRRTA, via the coding sequence ATGGGCGAGCGCGCCGCCGACGAGCCCTGGCTGCCGGACCTGTGCCGGCTGCCGCGGCTGGCGGCCATGCTCGGCATCGCCCAGCTGGTGGTGGTGGTCGTGGTGCTGGTCCCTGATGCCGGCGCGCACTGGGATCTCGAGCGCGCGCTGTCCACCAGTGGATTCGCGCTGTGGATGGCGCTGTCGGTGTCGGTGCTGCTGTGCATTTCCCGCCGCGGCCTGTCCCGCCTTCCCCAGCGGACCGGTGCGCTGCTCGCGGTGGGGCTGGCCGCGGCCGTGGCCGCGATCGTGGCCGGGATCGTGCATGCGCTGTTCGCGAGCGTGGGAGGCGCGGACCAGTGGCCTTCCGCGATGCGCTTCGTCACCGGCTCCGCCGGCGTGGTCACCCTGATCACGGCGCTGGCGCTGCGCTATTTCTACGTGATCGACCGTTGGCAGGCCCAGCTCGCCGCACACGCGCGCGCCGAGGCCGATGCGCTGCAGGCGCGCATCCGTCCGCATTTCCTGTTCAACAGCATGAACATGATCGCCAGCCTGCTGCGCCGCGATCCCGAAGTGGCCGAACGCGCCGTGCTCGACCTGTCCGACCTGTTCCGCGCCGCGCTGGGCGCAGGCGAGGACGACTCGTCGCTGGCCGAGGAAGTGCGCCTGTCCGAGCACTACCTCGGCATCGAGCAGCTGCGGCTGGGCGAGCGCCTGCGGGTCGAATGGCAGCGTGTCGAACCGCTGCCGTGGGACCTGCCGATGCCGCGCCTGGTGCTGCAGCCGCTGCTCGAGAACGCCGTGCTGCACGGCATTTCGCGCCTGCCGGAAGGCGGCGCCGTGCAGATCACCCTGCAGGTCGAGGACGACAGGCTGCGGATCAAGGTCCGCAATCCCTCGCTGGCGCCCGATGCGCCGGACGCCCCGGGCGTGCACGGCGCCGGCCATGCCCAGCGCAGCATCGCCCACCGCCTGGGCTATGCCTTCGGCCCGCGTGCGCGCATGGCCTGCGGCTGGGACGGGGGCTACTATGCCTGCGAGCTGGAGCTGCCGCTGGGGAGCGGGAGGAGGACCGCATGA
- a CDS encoding efflux transporter outer membrane subunit, with amino-acid sequence MSKHARLALALAAALAASGCATLVPATPQAQAGIPAAWPMPETTPAEVVPVVAGSSHVTAALPMADIGWRDFFADPRLEQVVALALDNNRDLRVAILNVERARAQYRIRRADRLPSIGAEAMMERVGGDIPVGETYTAGVGLAAFELDLFGRVRNLSEAALQQYLATEEAQRAAQLSLVAEVAGAWLALAADQEQLQLSQQALDTYLQTLDLTTRRLELGATSALEMEQVRTQVATARTDVERLKGQVARDRNALDLLAGTQLDASLLPAADARVAPVTGIAALPAGLDARVLLRRPDVMAAEHRLVAASADIGAARAAFFPSISLTGSIGSASDALSGLFDGGTRVWSFMPRINLPIFQGGRLKAAFGMAEADRDIALAQYEQAIQSGFREVADALVQADSLARQVAAQQDLVDAATRAESLAELRFEAGVDSYLTRLDAQRTLYAAQQALVATRLAQQANRVTLYRVLGGGWREDSAPLVQAPAG; translated from the coding sequence ATGAGTAAGCACGCGCGCCTCGCGCTGGCCCTGGCGGCGGCCCTCGCCGCCAGCGGCTGCGCCACCCTGGTGCCGGCGACGCCGCAGGCGCAGGCCGGTATCCCGGCCGCCTGGCCGATGCCGGAAACGACGCCGGCAGAGGTGGTTCCGGTTGTCGCCGGATCGAGCCACGTCACGGCCGCGCTGCCGATGGCCGACATCGGCTGGCGCGACTTCTTCGCCGACCCGCGACTGGAGCAGGTCGTGGCGCTGGCGCTGGACAACAACCGCGACCTGCGCGTGGCGATCCTCAACGTCGAGCGCGCGCGCGCGCAGTACCGCATCCGGCGTGCAGACCGCCTGCCCTCCATCGGTGCCGAGGCGATGATGGAGCGCGTGGGCGGCGACATCCCGGTGGGCGAGACCTACACCGCGGGCGTCGGCCTTGCCGCGTTCGAACTCGACCTGTTCGGCCGCGTGCGCAACCTGAGCGAGGCGGCGCTGCAGCAGTACCTCGCCACCGAAGAGGCGCAGCGTGCCGCGCAGCTGTCGCTGGTGGCGGAAGTCGCCGGCGCCTGGCTGGCGCTGGCCGCCGACCAGGAGCAGCTGCAGCTGTCGCAGCAGGCGCTCGACACCTACCTGCAGACGCTGGACCTGACCACCCGGCGCCTCGAGCTGGGCGCGACCTCCGCGCTCGAGATGGAGCAGGTGCGCACCCAGGTCGCGACCGCACGCACCGACGTCGAACGCCTCAAGGGCCAGGTCGCGCGCGACCGCAACGCGCTCGACCTGCTGGCCGGCACGCAGCTGGACGCCTCGCTGCTGCCCGCGGCTGACGCCCGCGTCGCACCGGTCACCGGCATCGCGGCGCTGCCCGCCGGCCTGGATGCGCGTGTCCTCCTGCGCCGTCCCGACGTGATGGCCGCCGAGCACCGCCTGGTGGCCGCCAGCGCCGACATCGGTGCCGCGCGCGCGGCGTTCTTCCCGTCGATCTCGCTGACCGGAAGCATCGGTTCGGCCAGCGACGCGCTGTCGGGCCTGTTCGACGGCGGCACGCGGGTCTGGAGCTTCATGCCGCGGATCAACCTGCCGATCTTCCAGGGCGGGCGGCTGAAGGCTGCGTTCGGTATGGCCGAGGCCGACCGCGACATCGCGCTGGCGCAGTACGAACAGGCCATCCAGTCCGGTTTCCGCGAGGTGGCCGATGCGTTGGTGCAGGCCGATTCGCTGGCCAGGCAGGTGGCCGCGCAGCAGGACCTCGTCGACGCGGCGACGCGCGCCGAGTCCCTCGCCGAGTTGCGCTTCGAAGCCGGCGTCGACAGCTACCTCACCCGGCTCGACGCCCAGCGCACGCTGTACGCGGCGCAGCAGGCGCTGGTGGCCACGCGCCTGGCCCAGCAGGCCAACCGCGTCACGCTGTACCGCGTGCTGGGCGGCGGCTGGCGCGAGGACAGCGCCCCGCTCGTGCAGGCCCCGGCCGGCTGA
- a CDS encoding glucan biosynthesis protein G translates to MHRRELLLAGLSLPVALALPAGSRAATAAGEAFDAGTVPALARALAAAPYRAPSRALPDALAGLGYDRYRDYRYRPDRALWHGQGRGFEAQFFHRGYMFLDRVDMHVVEGGRSRPFPYATGLFRFEHGVPAPPAGRDIGFAGFRLHGAVHQAGTLDEIAAFLGASYFRAVARGLGYGLSARGLALGSGDPGAEEFPVFRAFWLETPAPGAAEAVVHALLDSPSVAGAFRFAITAGADTVFDVDARLYPRVELATAGIAPLTSMYEFDAHDRAGIDDPRPAVHDSDGLALWLGSGEEAWRPLRNPRHVEHSGFQDRDPHGFGLMQRKRRFEDYQDLEAGYEKRPGCRVEPLDPWGEGEVHLVEIPTANEYADNIVAFWRPRAPLAPGREHRFRYRLHWSDGQAWMPGLARVVATRSGTLDGAPGRQYLVDFVGDRLPQGDGAVRVQASANAGELRNATAYRNPATGGWRVGLELLPGDAAAVELRLWLEGDAGRLSETWLSRWTP, encoded by the coding sequence TTGCATCGAAGAGAACTCCTGCTGGCAGGCCTGTCACTGCCGGTGGCCCTGGCGCTGCCCGCCGGATCCCGCGCGGCGACGGCTGCCGGCGAGGCCTTCGACGCGGGCACCGTGCCGGCGCTGGCCCGGGCGCTCGCGGCCGCGCCCTACCGCGCTCCGTCGCGCGCCCTTCCGGACGCGCTTGCAGGCCTCGGCTACGACCGCTACCGCGATTACCGCTACCGGCCGGATCGCGCGCTCTGGCACGGCCAGGGGCGGGGTTTCGAGGCCCAGTTCTTCCATCGCGGCTACATGTTCCTGGACCGCGTGGACATGCACGTGGTCGAAGGCGGGCGCAGCCGGCCGTTCCCGTACGCGACCGGCCTGTTCCGCTTCGAGCACGGCGTTCCGGCGCCGCCGGCCGGGCGGGACATCGGCTTCGCCGGCTTCCGCCTCCACGGCGCCGTGCACCAGGCCGGCACCCTCGACGAGATCGCGGCGTTCCTGGGCGCCAGCTATTTCCGCGCGGTCGCACGCGGGCTGGGCTATGGGCTCTCGGCGCGCGGGCTGGCGCTGGGCAGCGGCGACCCGGGGGCCGAGGAGTTCCCGGTGTTCCGTGCCTTCTGGCTGGAGACGCCGGCCCCCGGCGCCGCCGAGGCCGTGGTGCATGCGCTGCTGGACTCGCCCAGCGTCGCCGGCGCCTTCCGCTTCGCCATCACCGCGGGCGCGGACACCGTGTTCGACGTCGATGCCCGCCTGTATCCGCGGGTCGAGCTCGCGACCGCCGGCATCGCGCCCCTGACCAGCATGTACGAGTTCGACGCCCACGATCGCGCGGGCATCGACGATCCGCGGCCCGCGGTGCACGACTCCGACGGCCTGGCGCTGTGGCTGGGCAGTGGCGAGGAGGCGTGGCGTCCGCTGCGCAATCCGCGCCATGTCGAGCACAGCGGGTTCCAGGACCGGGATCCACATGGCTTCGGTCTGATGCAGCGCAAGCGCCGCTTCGAGGACTACCAGGACCTCGAGGCCGGCTACGAGAAGCGCCCCGGCTGCCGGGTGGAACCGCTCGACCCCTGGGGCGAGGGGGAGGTGCACCTGGTCGAGATCCCGACCGCGAACGAGTACGCCGACAACATCGTCGCCTTCTGGCGTCCGCGTGCGCCGCTGGCACCAGGCCGCGAGCACCGCTTCCGCTACCGCCTGCACTGGTCGGACGGACAGGCGTGGATGCCGGGTCTCGCGCGCGTGGTCGCGACGCGCAGCGGAACGCTCGATGGCGCGCCGGGGCGGCAGTACCTGGTCGACTTCGTCGGCGACCGGCTGCCGCAGGGCGATGGCGCGGTGCGCGTGCAGGCATCGGCGAACGCGGGCGAGCTCCGCAATGCCACCGCCTACCGCAACCCCGCCACCGGCGGCTGGCGCGTGGGGCTGGAACTGCTGCCGGGCGACGCCGCGGCGGTGGAGCTGCGTCTCTGGCTCGAGGGTGACGCCGGGCGCCTGTCCGAGACCTGGCTGTCGCGGTGGACGCCGTGA
- the hemC gene encoding hydroxymethylbilane synthase produces the protein MTRLRIATRKSPLALWQSEHVAALLRAAHPGLEVGLVPMSTRGDEVLDRSLSAIGGKGLFLKELELAMLRGEADCAVHSLKDVPMQVDAPFALPAFLARADHADAFISSQFATFDALPPGACVGTSSLRRQAQLRALRPDLEIRDLRGNVNTRLAKLDAGEYDAIILACAGLQRLGLGDRIRARLDAPTWLPAPAQGVIAIECREDDAAVMDLCRALDHAPTRTCAGAERALNLALHGSCHVPVAAFARLDGDALHLEGLVGSASDGRAVRAEARGPASEPDALGRAVAAKLLDAGAGEFLPGPDVL, from the coding sequence ATGACCCGCCTCCGCATCGCCACCCGCAAGAGCCCGCTCGCCCTCTGGCAGAGCGAACACGTCGCCGCCCTGCTGCGCGCCGCGCACCCCGGCCTCGAGGTCGGACTGGTGCCCATGTCCACGCGCGGCGACGAGGTGCTGGACCGCTCGCTGTCGGCGATCGGCGGCAAGGGCCTGTTCCTGAAGGAGCTCGAGCTCGCCATGCTGCGCGGCGAGGCCGACTGCGCGGTGCACTCGCTCAAGGACGTGCCGATGCAGGTCGACGCGCCGTTCGCGCTGCCGGCGTTCCTGGCCCGCGCGGATCATGCCGATGCCTTCATCAGCAGCCAGTTCGCGACCTTCGACGCGCTGCCGCCGGGCGCCTGCGTCGGCACCTCGTCGCTGCGCCGGCAGGCGCAGCTGCGCGCGCTGCGCCCGGACCTGGAGATCCGCGACCTGCGCGGCAACGTCAACACCCGCCTGGCCAAGCTGGACGCCGGCGAGTACGACGCGATCATCCTCGCCTGCGCCGGCCTGCAGCGGCTGGGGCTCGGGGATCGCATCCGCGCCCGCCTCGATGCGCCCACCTGGCTGCCCGCGCCCGCGCAGGGCGTGATCGCGATCGAGTGCCGGGAAGACGATGCCGCGGTGATGGACCTGTGCCGGGCACTCGACCATGCGCCCACGCGCACCTGCGCCGGGGCCGAACGTGCGCTCAACCTCGCGCTGCACGGCAGCTGCCACGTGCCGGTGGCGGCGTTCGCGCGGCTCGATGGCGACGCGCTGCACCTGGAAGGGCTGGTCGGCTCGGCCAGCGACGGGCGCGCGGTGCGGGCGGAAGCCCGCGGGCCGGCGTCGGAGCCGGACGCGCTCGGGCGCGCGGTCGCGGCCAAACTGCTCGACGCCGGCGCCGGCGAATTCCTCCCGGGCCCCGACGTCCTGTAG
- a CDS encoding alpha/beta hydrolase, which yields MLLECIERETGPDPSWSILWLHGLGADGNDFVPIVPELLRPGWPALRFVFPHAPVRPVTINNGVPMRAWYDIVDVDLANRADEGGVLQSVEQVEALIAREVERGVARERIVLAGFSQGGAVTLAIGLRSAAPLGGLVALSTYVPSAGKSRQVLVEGAARQPVFMAHGSQDPVVPFQAGQQSAALLRELGFDVDWHAYPMPHSVCAEEIRDLGDWLARRFAAG from the coding sequence ATGCTGCTGGAATGCATCGAGCGCGAGACCGGGCCCGACCCGTCCTGGAGCATCCTCTGGCTGCACGGCCTGGGCGCCGACGGCAACGACTTCGTGCCGATCGTGCCCGAGCTGCTGCGTCCCGGCTGGCCCGCGCTGCGCTTCGTCTTCCCGCATGCGCCGGTGCGGCCGGTGACGATCAACAACGGCGTGCCGATGCGCGCCTGGTACGACATCGTCGACGTCGACCTGGCCAACCGGGCCGACGAGGGCGGCGTGCTGCAGTCGGTGGAGCAGGTCGAGGCGCTCATCGCACGGGAAGTCGAGCGCGGCGTCGCGCGCGAGCGCATCGTGCTGGCCGGCTTCTCCCAGGGCGGCGCCGTCACCCTGGCCATCGGGCTGCGCAGCGCCGCGCCGCTGGGTGGACTTGTCGCGCTGTCGACCTACGTGCCATCGGCGGGCAAGTCGCGACAGGTGCTGGTCGAGGGCGCTGCGCGCCAGCCGGTCTTCATGGCCCACGGCAGCCAGGATCCGGTGGTGCCGTTCCAGGCCGGCCAGCAGAGCGCCGCCCTGCTGCGAGAGCTGGGGTTCGACGTCGACTGGCATGCCTACCCGATGCCGCATTCGGTCTGCGCCGAGGAGATCCGCGACCTCGGCGACTGGCTGGCGCGGCGGTTCGCCGCGGGCTGA